agACATTATGTGACAATTTTGTTTCCAAAAGCTCACCGTCTTTGGAACATGACCACTTTATCGGCCTTGAGGTCAGACAGCTCCAGTTTTCGTCCTTTCTCGATGACATCAGGGTGCTTGCGTATGAGTAGCCAACCCACGTGTGCGAAGAAGAAGCCTCTCTTGGCGTTATGCGGGTCAGCGTCTGTCTCTGAATACTTGTGATGGACGCGGTGGTCTCTCGCCCATTCGTAAATGTCGTTCTGCATGCCACGACAAACATTTCAGACACACTAAACTTTTGTGTTaggtctgatttttttttacaaattttgaGATGTTATCTAAACATTTGACTCCATATCACTGTGGCCAAGCACAGAAACATTGCTCATTCAGTATTGGCCCtctcattttaaatggattggaagtctgtCGCTGTCTCTTTATTCAAAAATAGAGGAAATATTCTGTTGATAAATTTGGTTAATTGAGAAACttgggggttagggttagaaaaattaaaacaattcaaaatCATTCAATGAATATTAAATTAGTCGATTAATTTGATGAATGATCAGTTGTTTCTGAAGCAATTATAGTAGTTTATAAAGCAATGGCCATTTTACAATGAAACTATTAACTTGGAGTTATGGGAGTGTAAAATGCAGGACTGAGGAGGATTGGACTCTTTGGAAATTTGGGggaatttattcattaattcattcattttctggaacgctttatcctcttaagggtcacggggggctggagcctttcccagcttcAGGCACgaacaggggacaccctgaattggtgaccagccaatcgcacggcagaaggagacagacaaccatttattctcacagtcatacctagaggcaatttacagtgttcaacgaGCCTCTgcttcatgtttttgggggggatgtgggaggaaaccgtagtacccggagaaaactcactaAGAAACACAAAGAACATGTatattccacacaggtggactgatctggatttgaccccagaaCTCAGACCCACTCATCCTCTGGGCCGCGGAAGTTATTCATGGATTTTATAtagttataaataaataaaaaatatcaattaaaataacaaataaagaatacaaatatgtatatacttatattctatattttcatcattattaCTCCTATTGTTATTTTTGATTTAATGTCTTGTATATCAATGAGCCGCCTGATGTTCTACATAGtctttcactcgcctgacttcggtgcaggcgaggactcgattcccgctggtgacggtatgattgtgagtggtgcgaatggtcgtttgtctctctgtgtgccctacgtccagggcacatgtgtcaaagtggcggcccgggggccaaatctggccctaaatttcctgatttccccccttttaaatcaataattgtaattttctaatcatttttttctgtgtttttagttcaaaaatccttttgtaaaatctaaaaatatattttaaaaaagctaaaataaacattgttttagatctataaaaaaactgaatattcagggcttttaatccagttcttttaatccatttattaaaaaaaaccgaaatattatatctaaaatggtccggcccacatgaaatcgagtttacgttaacgcggcccgcgaaccaacccaagtctgacacccctggtctagggtgtagtctgcctttcgcctaaaatcagctgaatgaatgaatagcaaTGAATATGGACAAGTGTcttattttaatgtaaaatgtgtatttggGAAGCCTTTTGGGATGTGATTATTGATTTAGGGCTCTGTATAAACTTGAATTCCTTTTCATTCTTCTTCATTCATCAAAATTACACTGTCAATTCAAGTCTGCGTCTGCTATTGGGTGATTGACAGTGAGACTAAAATAAGTGGGAGGCATGCAGAATAAAAGTGATCATAATCGGCAATATAGTGAACCTTTTTCATTACTGGAATACTAATATACTAGATGTGGTTTTGTTTATTCGTGTCCTACGACcaatttggctgggataggaatagcatgacccttgtgaggataaacggtacggaagatgaatgaatgaaatgaagtcATTGACGTCCACCCTAATTGAACTGCGAATACTTGCTGCCAGTCTGTCCCACTTGGACAGGATTGAATGCCTGCACGTCACCCTCAAGGACTGATACACGATGGTTTTACCTGAAAAGCCATTGAATTAGCAAGAGCGAGGAAGGCTCTAAGGGGCGGCGTTGCCGTGTAGGATCTGTGACTCCACAACCTGTGCGCGCCCGCCGTCACACCGAGAGCACTGATGTAGAAGCATACAAAGCCtggtgagggggaaaaaagcaaaacataaaCATAGCGTCACTACTGAAGAATCAGGTGAGCGGTTTGTTGCCCCGCTGTGGAAATGTGGGGATCTGCTGGCAGCCAAATACGAATTGTGTTGTGGTGCCACGCGCTTCACAATGGAATGCCTATGGGAGTGCTGATTGTGCTTTGTCTGCCACTGTTTAATAATATGCGGCCCAGCATTGCACAGACAAGACGTAGATGGGGGGTGGCGGGTGGACAAAGTGAAGACTGTTGAGGAATTTGTGAAATGTCATCATCATCTGATGCCTAAAAATGCCATGAATAATCCAATAGAAATGGTTTAATCTTGAGTATGATTCTAATATTGAGGACACAGATGTGATAAGCAGAAAATTGGTGCAAAACTATAACTCTACATTTGTATAACTAGTCCAATTTCTCATTTAAATTGAATGAAAAGCCTTTCTTTTTAAGggattttaataaaaacatacaaTAATTGGTAGATCACATaaaagtaggattttttttaaaatagaggaTCTGCTACAAAGTTGAGCAGTTTCTTGTTCAGTCATGTAATTCTGACGCAGCTGTGGTTGTACAATTGAATACAAAGTTTGCAAAGGTCAAGAAGAAGATTAATATATTGAACTCCAAATTTACTGTTGGGAGCGGAAAGGAAATTCCTAATCAAGTGaagcattttgggaatattcaATGGCAATCTATTCATTGGAATAAAACGAATAAATGGCAAGTGAGTGGAAATGCTAAATCATTTGTCACACTAGCATAACAAAGAAAGAGTTTTGCACCAGATAAATAGTATCAGTCATAATATGCACAATCCCAAAATAAATGTGCATTGAATTGCTTTTAAAAACACGTTACTTTTCTACTTGTCTTCTATGGCATCTACACACAGAAATCTGATAggattttttcacttttcattttaTCTTTGTGTTCCCATGTctctttggattggattggattggattggataactttagtcATCctttatttgggaaatttcattgtggcagtagcaagagggtgactagacagaacaacaaagcaaagcacaaagtacaaagctaatcagagtaaatgggatcattgagaatcaccaaatcaaatcattaagacagaaaagcagcaaaaacacaaaacgagcaagagtggatttGTGAATTTACTTACTTTTGTGTAAGTTATTGTTTTATGTACAGCACTTGGCTTCCCTTGAGCATCTATTAAATGTGTTATACACACAAAATCCTCACAGTAAATTTTATAACATAagaaaatattagattagatcaatCTTTATTGATTTCcataagaaaatatatttttacatcagTTTAAGGTGACGCAAGACCAGCCTGTTCTGAGGATGATAATgatgaaaataataacaataataattattaattgtaatgataataataataataattaatcattataatgatgttgataataatgataataataataataatggtaacaatgataatattaatattGGTAATAATGATAATGGCAATTCTAATGATGaagataataatgataataataattagtttttattattattagcattattattattattattattgtttttattattattataaattagAATTTAAAAACAAGTCATCCAAGGAGGGACATTTCACTTGTATGCATACAGAATAATGCTATTGTTCTGgcaataaaacaagaaaatatttttgagtaATACCACATTGGTTTAAGATTTAGTATGAATGTTAAAATCACAATtaacatatacatttttaaaaatttgatcaATTCAAATTATTTTGGAATTGTTTACATGTTACATCCCATCACTTACTCTTGTTTTTCCCAAATATATATTGAGGTATTTTtactttgataaaaaaaaatgtctgccatTAACGGCtaaaaacgtccaatccatttggacgagGAGacccccttccagtcaaaatagattggacctcTACCACCGTCGATGTCTTTGGCACAGGACAATTCACTTTACCATAGGGTATGATTAGTGTACTTACTCCATATGAGCGTGAGCGCGCACGCATCTGGAATGAGGAAAACGCCATAGAGTGCGCCGGCGTGCAGGATCGCCATGACCCAGATGTTCCTCCACACTAGGGTCCAGGGGCGTCTGCTCCCTACTTTCTCCGCGTAGGTGTCGTCAAACACGTCCTCCAACGACTTTTCCGTGATTCCGTTGCTTTCGCCATGTGTGCTACAACTACTCTCGGGCATTTGACAAACGACAGTCGGCGAATCTACCCGAATCAGGAACACGTGAAAATATGATGGAAAAGAATCAGAAGAGTATTTCTTCGTCTGTGCTCACCTCAGAGATTCACTGAGATTccagtggtaaaaaaaatgtttgcgcgTGTCAATAAGGTCCTCCTTATtatgcagtgtgtgtgtgtgtatgtgtgtgttggtcCAGAAATTCCTATTGGCTCTTTGCTTATCTAAtagtgtgtgcatgcgtgtgcgcGGGTTAACATTAGACAGTTTTGATGATAATTCAGCTGACTTGACTAGCTGGTACTATTATAgttgtagttttaaaaaaatagtgtcgaaagttataataaaaatgatttcaaaatgaATAGCTGTACACTGGTACGTATTTGGCTCCCCCTGTTGTGTGAGGATTGAATTACATATAAGGAAGTCGttgtctcttgtttttttttaatcaattttcttttaaaatcagTCCTACGCAAAATCACAGTTcttaaaagagaaaataaaatttaaaactttttgCTGGATTATCAGAAACTAAAATATGGTCCTTcaaatgttctctttttttcaagGTGAGGAGCAGCTCTAGAGTGACGTCATTGTTACCGTGGCAACCAATCAGGCGTCACCACTCCACCTTGACTCCACGAGTGCGCAATTCTTTCCACTTTTGGTGGAGGAAAAACAGGCtactttcgttttttttctgcagaatGGAGAGCGTTTCGTGGTGCACAACAACCGCGGTCAATGTGTTGTGCATTCTGTCCACACCGTAGCGAAGCTGCGACGCGAGCGATCTTGCAGCAACGCCGTTCGTCTCGCCCAAGAA
Above is a window of Stigmatopora argus isolate UIUO_Sarg chromosome 11, RoL_Sarg_1.0, whole genome shotgun sequence DNA encoding:
- the scdb gene encoding stearoyl-CoA desaturase b, which encodes MPESSCSTHGESNGITEKSLEDVFDDTYAEKVGSRRPWTLVWRNIWVMAILHAGALYGVFLIPDACALTLIWSFVCFYISALGVTAGAHRLWSHRSYTATPPLRAFLALANSMAFQNDIYEWARDHRVHHKYSETDADPHNAKRGFFFAHVGWLLIRKHPDVIEKGRKLELSDLKADKVVMFQRRHYKLSVLILCFLVPMMVPWYFWGESLLVGYFLPGLLRYTAALNATWLVNSAAHMWGNRPYDRNINPRENPIVAFSAMGEGFHNYHHTFPFDYATSEFGWSFNLTTAFIDLMCFLRLASGRRSATREMITARAQRTGDGSPISG